The Rhododendron vialii isolate Sample 1 chromosome 3a, ASM3025357v1 nucleotide sequence GTGAGCATATGAGTACACGTTCTCTATTTGTTTGCAAATTCGCTACCTAAAGGGCCAAACGTGTACCTCTTGGCCTCTCTAAATTGCTCACCTGTCACCCGAGTCAAATTATTCAATATTCTGGGAGCACCGTCACGTAGTGCTCTGAACTACTCCACAATCAGTACATATTGTGGATCTCACGAGACCGTGTGGTTGCAAAGCACTATGTGACGGTGCTCCCAGACTACTGAATACAACAGAAGAACAAGAGGGAGGATTGTGATGGAGGTGAGAAagtgaagggttttttttttttttttagtaatgagCAAGAAATATGTTAATAAACAGTTTACAAGATCGAGTCAAGTGTCAACAAATAGAGCTACACGTATGGAATTGCAGGAACACTAGCTCTATTACAAAAATGTTGATCTCCCGTAGCTAATCGGCGAACAAAAGACATCAGGGCCTGTTTAGCTAGCCGATGGGTCAAATATACATACTTGCACTCAACTTTGGTTATCCCGTGGAAAGATAGCTTTGCAATTTGAGCTCCCCATGCAAACGGAACTCTTAGCAATCCTCCGCGCCATCCAATGTTCATTAGCTCATCATTGTACTGTTGTAGATATTTTTACTGACTGTTTAAATATCGTTTTGCAGATTGCTAGCTGGGCGAACTGAATATGATTTCACAGACAAATTTTTGCTACGCAAAATTGGTCTTCTGGATACCTAAGAAGATGAGAGCTCGAGGTTGAAATTGGGAAAAGAGAACATCAAGACCATCATTCTGCAGGTCATAATTGGACCATTAGTTTCCAGCATTTATTTCCTTGATATTTACCAATAACTGAAGAAAATTGGGCAAATAGAACATCAAGACCGTCATTCTGGTAATTGGGCATGTTGATGCCGGGAATTGGTCGGTTGAGGTGAGCTCCGTCTTCAAAGAGTTCCTGCAATCAAGAGTCCATTGACCGGAGGTGTTTCCAGTTGTGGACCCTCCAATCATTAAGTAGTTTCCAGTTTAAATGGAATTGCTCTTCATTTGAATAGAACAGAGTGTGTGTACCTATTATATGTGTGTAGATAGTGGATTGCTGGAGCAATGGAGATCACGCAAGGGAGGTTACCAACCGCTCCCATGATCCTATGAATTGGGGACGCATTTATGTTGATCGTGGGTGGACTTCATTGGCCGGGATGCCTGTTTGCCGAGCGATAAATTGTTGCCGACAGATCAATTAATCTGGTTGACTGATGGGCTACAAGTGTGATTAGCATGTCATTGTTATCGATCGGCTAAGTAGATCTAAAAATATACTCATCAAGACCATTATTGTggacaaaagaaacaaaatgggTAGGTGGTTCGAACATGTGATGTAGTATAATGCACATGCATTTGCTTTCAAATTCTAATCCCATATAAGATTCGGAGTATCAAGTTGAGTCACGCGCGGTATGGATAAATTGCATGAAATGCTTCATCCCTGAGGGTATAAATCCACAAATTAACAGGCATATTAACGAAGCAATTTCACGGATACAGATTTCCGTATATAAAGCAGAACATAGTATGTTCAGAATTGTCCAATGCACATTAGTCTCCTATGATTCACGCTCCGAATGGCTCTGAGAATCGGACAAAAGTCGGAGATAACCTCCTTGAAATACTACTAAGTaatttgcttccagagaagcaGGATTAGAGAACTATTCGATTTTTAGGAGAAAGAGAGCGAGACAGGCACCAAACTGCAAATGATCAAAATatgtcaggaaaaaaaaatcatcgaCAGGCTATGTCGGCAAATTCTTGTCTGGGGAATATGCTATTATGCTGAGATATTATGATTATTAAAATAGGCCAAAAGGGTAAGCTAAAGTTGCGCAAACCTACTTAGATGTCACATTGAGAAAAGCCTTTCAGTGGGTGTTTGCGATAGCTTTTTTcgtaaattttaaatttgtagaTTGTTGATTCTTCTTCAAATACTAAATTTTAGATTGCAGATAAACAATTATAACGATAAATACAAAACGGTTACCGAAATAATACAGGTACCGAGACGTACTATACCAGTTAAAAAAATGGTATCAAATCCGGTACGATATTCAAAACTTTGAATAAACTATGAGACTTGTTTTGATGCAGCTTTGGATTATGCATTAAATGTTACAGAAGCTCAAATGTAGTATTTTctataaaagttgcaaaatAAGCTTTTTGACGATGCGAATTCGTCTAGTTCTTCCTTGACCACGGAGTAATTGCTAGAATGGCAAAgaatattttcgtctttattcggATAATAGCTTTTCAGAAACtgtaaaagggaaaatgacggtccatgacgtgttttgataattaatacccgtcaagaatatgctgagaatatttgttaatgctgaaaatgtcattgacgaatattaattatcaaaacacgttcttggccgtcattttcccttctaatAAACTATGCAATGTTTGATAAAGACTAATTTTGGACTACAATAAAGCCCACTTGAGCATCCAATCAAGCTGCTAGAACACATGATAGATCGACTAATATTTCGGAACATTTACTAGCTTGAGTCTTGAGTTACCCGTGGTGCAACGGGTTCCTGGCTTAAAAGAGTATCGAAAAATCTACCCCGTAAACACTTGAGATCGATGAGGTCTTGTCTATTGTGATTTGCAAGTATAGAGTAGATTTTTCAGTACACTTTTTAGGTACCCGTAAGTCCGTAACCTTTCTCTTTAGTTAGTGGCACGTATATGTTTTCCTCCAGGATGCAGCTCTTCCTCTGTTTGCTCCCCATTCCCATTGTTCACAATCAAAACGAACAATTCCAGCTCCGCAATATATATCACCTTCAGGACGCCGTATgtcaaacaaaaacataaatcaACGAATAACACAATGTTACATAACCACAGGAACAAGCATGCGGTTGGACGCGGCCGCAAACTACAACCTTGTGGCTGCAAGCTACAACCATATGGCTGAAAACTCTGACATGATGGCCGCAAACTACAACCTCGTTGCTGCGAACTCTAACCTTGGGGCCTCGATTAACGATCCTCGCATCATTGCTCTTCTTGCACTCCCCTTACTCCCTTTTAACGAACCGATTGGCGACGAGATCAATCGTATGAAAATTACCAGGCAGACGGGGGTTAAAGATCACGAGGCGCGTTAAACACAATTTGCAATGGTATTATACTTCGCGTCGATTTTTAGCGAAGATCGCACCATGAAAACGCGAGTTTTATGTTCCTTCATATGCACGACGCCATTCCAAAGGGAGTCACCCTCCCGTTTCCATAACGCCAGTTGCTTACTATGAATACCTGTTTAATTATAGAAAGAACTCGCGTCGCCAACGCTCGAGTTGCTGACGTCGTTTGAGAGACCTCCCGTCTTGAAATGCGAGGTTGTAGTTACAACTGGCCGGGGATGGTGGGCTAGCCCAATCAGCACTTGTTGGGccaagtttataaaaaaaaaaatcaaagttcataaaaaaaaaaaaaatgcctatCTTTAAAGGACATTGATAGGTATCAAAACAATCTAGATTTCtaaaataatcttttcattttgataCCTATCGAGGATTGGTCAAGATAATGTTTTTAATGAATGCTCTTCTCAAAATGATGTTGATGTTTTGGGGTATCTAAACGGCATGATTTGTTTATTATAGGATGGTCTTAACATGTCAAAAACGGCAATGTTTTGTGGTCGCATCCACTTTAAGGCGGGGAAAATGGCGGTCCATGACgggttttgataattaatattcgctAAGGATATACTGAGagcatttgttaatgctaaaaatatcattaacgggtattaattatcaaaacacgttcttggCCGTCAGTTTCCCTTTTAAGGCACCGCCTACAAGGACTCGAGGTCCCTGGATTTAGAGCTATGAAAAATCATGGGAACTGAAATGCACTACAAATTTTGTTCGAACTGTGGTTCATACgttaagtatgaagagatactaaggagTAGGAATATACAAGCCAAATCcggttagggttagaatagagtaattataaatactctatgttgtaaaccctaattcatattgtgataataaagaacagcagccaTTTTCGCTCCCGTTGACGTatccgattttggggaaccaccgtatatctctgtgttgattcttaCTGTTTATACTAAAAAATCGTGTGTGTGAGACGATCCTAACAAATTTGATGTTTCCATTGATAAGCtatgaaaaatcaatttctgaGTATGATCCCATGGTTTTATTGTGGGGCCACATGGCAGATAAGCCAGACCAACCGTTGATCCTTGGTACAGATAGGAAAAGAATCCGATACATATCAACTCTCTATTTTGCAATTGCCCCAATGGTCTTATCATTTCAAAGGAAACTCGGGGTTCATCTCTCTTACATTTTCACTCGAGAGTTTTAATGCGTTTTAACGCCTCTttacaaactcaaaaaaaaaaaaacaaattaacaaagcGACGAAAGCGTAACaacaattgaaacaaaaaataaatctcCGCTACGAAGCATTCAACACTAAATTCCCACAAGAtctgattttcctttttttttttttttttggccaacaCAACCACATAGTCCAAAAACATAACTACCCCTATTTATAGAGTCTGCATCAACTTTAAGTCGGGGGCCTAAACCGACAATTGAAATGAACCGTTTTGTTGGACAATTattacaaaaagtaaaacattacTCCGGGGAAGgtcttgaaattcaaaatttcgaGGAGCTTATCCGCTGCGACTAGGGTTGCAAACGAATCGAGGTAACTCGGCTCGTTaatggctcgttcaagctcggctcgaaagttaaacgaacgagttcgagccgattttttcatctcgttttgtaaacgagccgagctcgagttagGATAAACTCGGCTCGAATCGGCTTGtgagccggggtatatatacttaagtttagaatttttattgttatttcataatttattcTCTCCGTTTTCACTTTTCGGTCAACCAAGAGAGGCGAGAGAACACGCACACCAGTGCACCtccgctccataggaaaatgaaagatatataccttcataatcaaaatatttttgattgtattaggcctatgcgaggatatatatacatttttcgttggtccgttGAAGCTCATGAACAAGTTCAAGCTCGAGTCAAGTTAAGGCCCGCTCAGttcaagctcgactcgttaagttttcagtGAGTTCGAGCTCGAATtcattaaaaacttaataaataaACTTATAAAGGTCGGCTCAGCTTGGCTCgactcatttgcagccctaaccGCAACTCGAGCTTCCGATCAGGCCGCTGTCTATGTGATCCTGGTAAAGAATAGTACTAGGGGGCTTGGGTTGTACTACATTCAATGCTGTCATAAGAAAGTACTGTACTACAAATAGATAAGTCTCATTTCATTTACTACTATAAATAGGAAGACATGTGACATGGCCACATAGGTCAGGGATGCCGTTGGTTTCAGAAGGAACTTTAACTTCCCACAATAATTCACTCCTCCATTATGAATGCCTTCATTGCTTGGCTCTCACGCATGCAGGCCAAACTTTTGCAGGAAATAAAAACATCATTTCCAAACCCCAtcaatatttaattatttatgttACAACATATATAGGAATTGGAAActtcaaattttagaatgacAATGTTAATTTAAATTGTAAAATTGTTGGAATGACAATGTTGAGAATAGTTTTTACAGAAGGTAAAGTACGTGAATTTAGTATTGAGAATTCAAAAAATGTTAAGAATCAAACTACTTGTTCAACTCACAGCGCCTCTACGGATATTGAAAACTAGAATCACAGAAATcgaaaacaaacagaaaaatagTGCGTAACAAACAATAAGGgaaagaacacaagatatacgtgaaaCGCGAGAAAAAGTCACGGGAGCCACACCAGTCCACTATGAAATCGAATCAAGAGTACAAGTCTTCTCGCAATCTCTCTGAGATCTGCGTTTTCTTTCGCCTCTCTatgtttttctctaaaaactCATTACCCTAATTACATACAGACTGCAATATAACTAGGTCGAGTCCTATGGCCAAAATTACACCCCAAATCCTTGAAAAATATCATTTTGGCTACAGTTCGGGATGCTCCTAAAGTCGCATCCCCGGGCTAAACCACTGCTGAAGATTGTCTACACCCAAGGATAGGACCaaggggggtctagtggcggcgaccaccacaacaagaattttaaaaaatgcaattattatatgtaaaaaacaattatgcccaacttatatagtcttgcaactattagatttttttagtatatatttcaccactgctagggtaaaattcTGGTTCCATCCTTGTCTGCacccttacaaaaaaaaacctcggAGTTTATTTGTATTCTATCTTTGATTTTGTATGATgcattttccaaaatgattccaaacacccaaaatgatGGATGCTTTATTTTTGTACTGGGATTGAAGCTAAAATGAAACCGTATTCCTTGGGCAAAAGTTGAACTTCATAGGGAATTGTAATTTCTTAGAATACTCATTTCGAAGCTTCGTTTTCTTAGAAAATGATGGATGTATATTATAAGTCGAATAATTATTCACCATGCAAGTTTTTTAAAACTTGATATCCAATTCAACTTACATGCACTTCGACTTATACGAAGGTGCTAAAACAAAGAATTTCACAAGTCTCCATTGACCACAAGAATTGGAATGTTCGATCTTCGTGAGGTTTGACCTTACAACCTCTTGGAAATAAGCCATTTCCTACTGTCTCATGCCATTCGACTAAACTTTTTGGGGTTTCGTGAATTATTATTCACCATCATTCCCTTGGAATACAAATTCACAGGAATCGCCAATTCATTCCTTTCGAAAATCATCCTGGAGAACCTGAcactataaatatatatatgatgtaAATTTCTGAAATAGAAAGTAACACAATTCTTATTCAGCAAAAGAGCTAGTACTACATTTCAAGGATTATACTAATACAGCATCCTGTACAGTTCATCTAATGCCTTGGCTATTTTTAATAGCCATTCTCTAATTCATACACACCAAGTCTCAAGGGTAAAAACAGAAAGTACTAGTATGGTTTCTCTCCACTTCTACATCCTCTATTTTGCTGTACATAAGCAAATCAAGCAGATAGATTTGCGAATGCCTTCTGTATACTTGAACACTTGCAGTTTGCCCGATATTCGTTGAGTATctgaaaacaaataagaaaagtGAAGCAAAGACACGAATAACAAAAAGTTCTAATGAAGATGGAGTAATTAAACGGACACAGAAACCAATCACAGAACTGGCCACAGAAAGTACACAGATGAACAAGATCGATTTCGTGATGCCTTGGCAGGTTCCGTTCATAAAGAATTTTGTCTATTCATGTATCTTTTGTGACCGATTTTGTGATCGAGTTCTGTGTCTGTGAAAGTAATCATAAAATTAAATGAGATTGGATTTCATTTTCTAGCTAATTCTTCCTCAATACCTTGTACTGTTTTTGTAGGTCTTTTATGTACTCAACAGCCAAATCTAACATGTCTGCAGTATTCGTTTGCTGCCAACAAGAAACAGAAACTAAGATCATGAGTTTCTCAAGTCATAACAACAGGATGGATTCTTGGATTTGTGAATGGAAAGGTAAAGAAAGATCGAGGTAATGAAACAAACAAAGTGCAAAAActgattttcatttcattttctctttcccTCGTAAATCCCTCCACAAATTCACAACCCCGACATAGAAAGATAAATCgctaaatgtaaaaaatttaccTTGTCCATGTTTGGGACAAGATCTTGTAGTTTCCTCATTCTTTCACTGATCCTAGTTCTTCTGACCTGCAAAATGAGAATCCATATTGTGATCAGATCTATCCATTCTTGTTTCACTTTCCAAAGAATTTTAAGAACAAATGTATGTTTCTCAATCAAGATGGTATGATTTTATCAAGCTATAACAGTTTCGGAACAGAGAAAGATTTACCCTCTCTGCAATACTTCTTGGATGAGTGGCACAACCCCGCTTGGCTCTAACTTTACATGGAACGGTATCTTGGAACTGCAGTAATCGTTCCATTTCAGCTGCGGTCTTTGGTAAACTTAAGTGGGGCGACAAATTATGTGCGCGATGTTCTAGCTCCCCGTTCTGATTGTAAACACAACAACTAGATCAATTCCAACCTAGCTCTAAGGATATGAGACTAGCAAAAAATGtccataaaacattttatttatcAAATCATTTAGTCATGTTTGGATCTTGAGTATGGCGAAGGACTCGAGTGGGAGAATTTAGAATATCCAAGTTCATCCTATGAATTAACAAGCAAATTATATCATTCGTTAATGGTCCTTTTTTGTGTCCTTTCTGAATTACGGAGTACAATTTTGCGTAACACTTGTCGGACATCGTTTTGAAAAGCATAAAATCCCCATCGTGTTTCATATCGTACATTCCCAAACAGTGCTCCAGAATTCTAGGGGCGACTTTCCAGTCCTAATCTTGCATGGGTTTCAAAAAATTCGTCCAAAAATCTAACCATTTCCCAAGCAAAGCTTATATGTTTcacaacaaattaaaaaaacaatacCAAATAGAGCTCTGTCGCCTCTTTTTCCCCTATATGTTCCTCCataaattcaagatccaaacatgGTGTTTATAATGaccaaaaaaccaaatcaatTAACAAAGAAATTTCTTGTTCTAATTGCATCTGTTCAGATATATAGATGAATGTGTCTGAGTTGCAAAATGATACCTGAGTACAGGCAAACAACTTCCCATCATAATCCAAGTCCCTTTTCATCAAAGAGTAATTCTCTGGAAAATGTGAAGACTCACTCCAAGAACCGAATGGGAAAAACTGAGGCTCCCGACTGCCATTCCCGAGCTTTATGTCGCTCCTGACAACACTTTCGTCCTCAAGTTCAGAGATCTGAGACAGCATTCCTAAGGAAGAAGGCACCACAGGTGAGAAACTCATTGGATTCCTCAACCTGCTTGAAGATGGACTTACATCCCCATCATTAGTACCATTCCCCACCCTATAATTTCCAAAACTTCTCAGCGAAGCGTAGCCTGCGAATTCGCTGTGATATTATCAGCATATATTTCTAGCAACTGATCATCACTAGCCCCACAGCTGTGGGGAAGTTTTTGCACAGCTAAATTTCTATAATTGATCAGAAGCGCTTGGTTATATGATCAAATAAAACCATGGTAAAATAACAATTCCTTTATACTTGTTCACATTGACTTTTACTCTCCAAACACAGAATGCTTGTAGTATTATGAACTATGATAGTAAAACGGAATAACAACCCATTGAgctatttacccaaaaaaaaaaaaaaaccgatagAGTTGTCAATAAGGCATGAAAaggataataataataaaaaatattctatGGAGTATATGTTAAAGTGTCTTACAGACGATATTTTTGTGCTTTTCTTGTCTTATTAACAGCCCGCTGGGCTGTTACAAGGTACTTGTTAAACAATATATCATCCTAAATAAACAATCTAGCATCCATACACAATTTTGGCAAGAAATATTCTTACAGATAAATCCCATTCCACATTTAATTGCTTTTGTAATTATGTTATAGGAACTTACAAGAGGAAaatctttttgaatttgtttttgacaaaaaaaaaaattgccactGGAGTGAATCATCTCAAATAAAGTTTTTATTCAAAAGTTTTGCTCAAAGGCGG carries:
- the LOC131320796 gene encoding transcription factor bHLH130-like isoform X1 — protein: MNNQDEYRNYQNNHNHSNQSNSNSGLLRFRSAPSSLLSNFNSVGTDYGEKSSSPENVMHDLEESKPFANGYCLSSSQLPPQYPRQSNTSSYGGVVGSNHLMRQSSSPAGIFSPQNGYASLRSFGNYRVGNGTNDGDVSPSSSRLRNPMSFSPVVPSSLGMLSQISELEDESVVRSDIKLGNGSREPQFFPFGSWSESSHFPENYSLMKRDLDYDGKLFACTQNGELEHRAHNLSPHLSLPKTAAEMERLLQFQDTVPCKVRAKRGCATHPRSIAERVRRTRISERMRKLQDLVPNMDKQTNTADMLDLAVEYIKDLQKQYKILNEYRANCKCSSIQKAFANLSA
- the LOC131320796 gene encoding transcription factor bHLH130-like isoform X2; translation: MNNQDEYRNYQNNHNHSNQSNSNSGLLRFRSAPSSLLSNFNSVGTDYGEKSSSPENVMHDLEESKPFANGYCLSSSQLPPQYPRQSNTSSYGGVVGSNHLMRQSSSPAGIFSPQNGMLSQISELEDESVVRSDIKLGNGSREPQFFPFGSWSESSHFPENYSLMKRDLDYDGKLFACTQNGELEHRAHNLSPHLSLPKTAAEMERLLQFQDTVPCKVRAKRGCATHPRSIAERVRRTRISERMRKLQDLVPNMDKQTNTADMLDLAVEYIKDLQKQYKILNEYRANCKCSSIQKAFANLSA